In a single window of the Schistocerca americana isolate TAMUIC-IGC-003095 chromosome X, iqSchAmer2.1, whole genome shotgun sequence genome:
- the LOC124555663 gene encoding gastrula zinc finger protein XlCGF52.1-like has product MEESESLVVDVDPRIINFSEDISSCGIGDGAKNIFPCKRCDRSFPLEQLLIIHESNHDRERNFRCDICNSSFYCKGDLSKHHAVHIKDKPFSCIICKKCFSRKNLLRRHENIHKEEKKFSCKKCTKQFFFKEQLKLHQKVHRISKKFSCKICRKALSSKRSLVRHEAQHAGKAQFACDYCKKTLSSSAELARHLVSHAGSKPYPCKICGKSFSLSHHLTRHFRSHARDEIFTCNECQKTYARKESLEIHLRGHTGERPYVCRLCQKGYYSSTQLSRHMKIHAGVKNFTCDHCGSSFIRKDQMKKHIKSHMY; this is encoded by the coding sequence ATGGAAGAATCTGAATCCTTAGTGGTTGATGTGGATCCTCGTATAATTAATTTTTCAGAAGATATATCATCCTGCGGCATTGGTGATGGGGCtaaaaatatttttccatgtaAGCGATGTGACAGATCATTTCCTCTAGAGCAGTTACTAATTATTCATGAAAGCAATCATGACAGAGAAAGGAATTTCCGTTGTGATATTTGTAACAGCAGTTTTTACTGTAAAGGTGACTTAAGTAAACATCATGCTGTACACATTAAAGACAAGCCATTTTCATGCATTATATGCAAAAAGTGTTTTTCTCGGAAAAATCTGCTTagaagacatgaaaatattcataaggaagagaaaaaattttcTTGCAAGAAATGTACGAAACAATTTTTCTTCAAAGAGCAACTCAAATTGCATCAAAAGGTGCACAGGATATCTAAAAAATTTTCCTGTAAGATTTGTAGAAAAGCATTATCATCAAAGCGTTCTCTAGTGCGGCATGAGGCTCAGCATGCAGGAAAGGCTCAATTTGCATGTGATTACTGTAAAAAAACTCTCTCTTCGAGTGCAGAACTTGCAAGGCATCTTGTCTCCCATGCAGGAAGCAAACCGTACCCATGCAAAATTTGTGGAAAATCATTTTCACTGAGTCACCATCTAACAAGGCACTTTAGAAGCCATGCAAGGGATGAAATTTTCACTTGCAATGAATGTCAAAAGACTTATGCACGCAAGGAGTCTTTAGAAATCCATTTGCGAGGCCATACTGGTGAACGACCTTATGTTTGCCGCCTTTGCCAGAAAGGATATTATTCCAGCACACAACTTAGTCGCCATATGAAGATACATGCTGGTGTAAAAAATTTTACGTGCGACCACTGTGGAAGTTCGTTCATTAGAAAGGACCAGATGAAAAAACACATAAAGAGTCATATGTACTGA